In one window of Phalacrocorax carbo chromosome 22, bPhaCar2.1, whole genome shotgun sequence DNA:
- the COL8A2 gene encoding collagen alpha-2(VIII) chain, whose translation MLPDTVALLVMMVVSLRSAAGGGAAGYAQVKYMQPMVKGPLGPPFREGKGQYLDMPPMLPMDLKGEPGPPGKPGPRGPPGPPGYPGKPGTGKPGMHGQPGPAGPPGFSGIGKPGIPGLPGKAGMKGMPGAKGEPGMRGEQGPRGLPGPPGLPGPAGISVNGKPGPQGGPGLPGFRGEPGPKGEPGPRGERGMKGENGVGKPGLPGPRGNGGPPGPAGPPGPIGIGKPGLDGLPGAPGEKGDMGPPGGPGLNGEPGPMGPRGPPGIDGIGVPGAAGVPGIQGPMGPKGEPGIRGLPGLPGPTGYGKPGLPGLKGDRGQPGVPGAIGDKGEPGVDGEPGEPGPAGIIGPPGPPGSMGLPGKHGLPGSKGDVGPSGPPGMPGMRGDQGPNGFAGKPGVPGERGLPGSQGPPGPTGPKGEPGFIGLPGVPGLTGGPGPKGDGGIPGQPGLRGPSGIPGLQGPAGPMGPQGLPGLKGEPGLPGVPGEGKTGEPGMAGPIGPPGMPGTPGLNGPPGPPGPPGPPGAPGVFDETGIAGLHLPDGGVEGAVLGNGKPGKPQYGRGELSARIAPAFTAILTSPFPASGMPVKFDRTLYNGHNGYNPVTGIFTCPVSGIYYFAYHVHVKGTNVWVALYKNNVPATYTYDEYKKGYLDQASGSAVLELKENDQVWVQMPSDQANGLYSTEYIHSSFSGFLLCPT comes from the exons ATGCTGCCGGACACCGTGGCACTGCTGGTGATGATGGTGGTCAGCCTTCGCtcggcggcgggaggaggcgCGGCGGGCTATGCCCAAGTGAAGTAcatgcagcccatggtgaagggacccctgggaccccccttCCGCGAAGGCAAAGGGCAGTACCTGG ACATGCCACCGATGCTGCCGATGGACCTCAAAGGGGAGCCAGGACCGCCAGGGAAGCCTGGCCCCCGCGgaccccccgggccccccggaTACCCAGGAAAGCCGGGCACGGGGAAGCCAGGAATGCACGGCCAGCCCGGGCCTGCTGGGCCTCCCGGCTTCTCGGGCATTGGGAAACCCGGCATCCCAGGACTCCCTGGAAAGGCGGGTATGAAAGGGATGCCCGGAGCCAAGGGTGAGCCTGGCATGCGAGGAGAGCAAGGGCCAAGAGGACTGCCCGgccccccggggctgccggggccggccgGCATCTCAGTCAATGGGAAGCCAGGCCCCCAGGGGGGCCCCGGCTTGCCCGGGTTTCGGGGTGAGCCTGGCCCAAAAGGAGAGCCGGGTCCTCGCGGAGAGCGAGGGATGAAGGGTGAAAACGGCGTGGGGAAGCCAGGGTTACCAGGGCCCCGGGGGAACGGGGGCCCTCCTGGCCCTGCGGGGCCCCCGGGGCCCATTGGCATTGGAAAACCCGGCCTCGACGGCCTGCCCGGTGCGCCGGGGGAGAAGGGTGACATGGGCCCTCCGGGGGGACCCGGCCTCAACGGGGAGCCCGGCCCCATGgggccccggggcccccccggcATCGACGGGATCGGCGTCCCGGGTGCTGCAGGGGTGCCGGGGATACAGGGCCCCATGGGGCCCAAGGGAGAGCCCGGGATCCGCGGCCTCCCTGGTTTGCCGGGCCCAACGGGCTACGGGAAGCCAGGCTTGCCGGGCCTGAAAGGAGACCGTGGGCAGCCTGGGGTGCCGGGAGCCATCGGCGACAAGGGGGAACCCGGTGTTGACGGGGAGCCAGGTGAGCCGGGCCCTGCCGGCATCATTGGCCCACCGGGCCCACCGGGGTCCATGGGCCTGCCGGGCAAGCACGGGCTGCCCGGCTCCAAAGGCGACGTGGGGCCGAGCGGGCCCCCGGGAATGCCGGGCATGCGCGGCGACCAGGGCCCAAATGGCTTCGCGGGGAAGCCAGGGGTGCCGGGAGAAAGGGGCCTGCCTGGGTCACAGGGACCCCCCGGCCCAACAGGCCCCAAAGGAGAACCAGGGTTCATCGGCCTCCCGGGGGTGCCAGGATTAacgggcggccccgggccgaaAGGGGATGGCGGGATCCCGGGGCAGCCGGGGCTCAGGGGCCCCTCCGGCATCCCAGGCTTGCAAGGACCAGCGGGTCCCATGGGGCCTCAGGGGCTACCAGGGCTGAAAGGGGAGCCTGGGCTCCCTGGGGTTCCTGGTGAAGGGAAGACCGGCGAGCCTGGCATGGCCGGACCCATTGGCCCCCCGGGAATGCCAGGAACACCAGGGCTGAATGGGCCGCCAGGCCCGCCAGGGCCGCCCGGGCCGCCAGGAGCGCCCGGGGTGTTTGACGAGACGGGCATCGCGGGGCTGCACCTGCCAGACGGAGGCGTGGAGGGGGCCGTGCTGGGGAACGGCAAGCCGGGGAAGCCACAGTACGGCCGAGGAGAGCTCTCCGCTCGGATCGCGCCAGCCTTCACTGCCATCCTCACCTCCCCATTCCCGGCATCGGGCATGCCGGTCAAGTTTGACCGGACTTTGTATAACGGGCACAACGGCTATAACCCAGTCACCGGGATATTCACCTGCCCCGTATCCGGCATCTACTACTTTGCCTACCACGTGCATGTCAAAGGGACTAACGTTTGGGTGGCGCTTTATAAGAACAACGTGCCCGCCACCTACACCTATGACGAGTACAAAAAGGGCTACCTGGACCAGGCCTCGGGCAGTGCCGTGCTTGAACTCAAGGAGAACGACCAAGTCTGGGTACAAATGCCCTCGGACCAGGCCAACGGGTTGTACTCCACGGAATACATCCACTCCTCCTTCTCCGGATTCCTGCTTTGCCCCACATAA
- the ADPRS gene encoding ADP-ribosylhydrolase ARH3: protein MAAAGSGSGSGSGSGSGSGSGSGLGRAAARPRPGPARFRGCLAGALLGDCLGAVFEGRSVVKLPDLLRFLRGLEPAPGPAEAGEPAGSARRETLSYTDDTAMSRSVVQSLLAKQEFDEVDMAKRFAEEYKKEPNRGYGMAVVNVFKKLLSPKCSDVFEPARAQFNGKGSYGNGGAMRVAGISLVYSDVQDVKKFAKLSAELTHANSLGYNGAILQALAVHLALQGELSKETFLEQLISHMEDVEGDDKSLTDARALGFEDLPFSRRLKKIKEFLELSSVPKADVLFELGNGIAALRSVPTAIYSFLRCMEADPDIPDHYSNLQRTIIYCISLGGDTDTIATMAGAIAGAYYGEEQIPPSWEQSCEAFQETQKLANSLYELYCQRL from the exons atggcggcggcgggctcgggctcgggctcgggctcgggctcgggctcgggctcgggctcgggctcAGGCctggggcgggcggcggcgcggcctcGGCCGGGGCCCGCTCGGTTCCGGGGCTGCTTGGCCGGGGCGTTGTTGGGTGACTGCCTGGGCGCCGTCTTCGAAGGCAGGAGCGTCGTGAAGTTACCCGACCTGCTGCGTTTCCTCCGAGGCCTGGAACCGGCGCCCGGGCCGGCCGAGGCGGGGGAACCGGCCGGCAGCGCCCGCAGAG AAACGCTGTCGTACACGGACGACACGGCCATGAGCAGGTCGGTGGTGCAGTCCCTGCTAGCCAAGCAAGAGTTTGACGAAGTCGATATGGCCAAGAG GTTTGCTGAGGAGTACAAGAAGGAACCCAACAGGGGCTACGGGATGGCTGTTGTCAACGTCTTCAAGAAGCTCCTGAGCCCCAAGTGCAGTGATGTGTTTGAACCAGCAAGAGCCCAGTTTAATGGGAAAGGCTCCTATGGCAATGGCGGTGCCATGAGGGTGGCAGGCATCTCGCTCGTGTATTCTGATGTCCAGGATGTTAAGAAG TTTGCGAAGCTGAGTGCTGAATTAACCCATGCCAACTCCCTGGGCTACAACGGGGCCATCCTGCAGGCCCTGGCCGTGCATCTTGCCCTGCAGGGAGAGCTCAGCAAGGAGACCTTCTTGGAGCAGCTCATTAGCCACATGGAAGATGTAGAGGGAGATGATAAGTCTCTTACCGATGCCCGAGC gctggGATTTGAGGATTTACCCTTTTCAAGGcgtctaaagaaaataaaggaatttttgGAGCTCAGCAGTGTTCCCAAAGCAGATGTATTGTTTGAATTAG GCAATGGCATTGCTGCTTTGCGGTCTGTCCCTACTGCAATTTACTCCTTCTTGCGCTGTATGGAAGCTGACCCAGATATTCCTGATCACTACAGCAACCTGCAAAGGACCATCATCTACTGTATCTCTCTGGGCGGAGACACAGACACCATTGCTACCATGGCTGGAGCCATTGCAGGGGCTTATTACGGGGAGGAACAGATACCCCCGAGttgggagcagagctgtgaagCTTTTCAAGAGACACAGAAGCTGGCAAATAGCTTGTATGAACTCTACTGCCAGCGGCTCTGA
- the TEKT2 gene encoding tektin-2 isoform X1, whose product MNKHKNLLLPFSLLFSEMATLSVKPGQRFTLPDWHTNSHLISADAERQRSASHQVRQEAQALRNETNNQTKWDEHDNCTRLAERISSVNRWKETLDKCLADIDVEIDALAKVKEAAERALQAKNLPLDVSIECLTLRESRRAVDVVRDPVEEELHKEVKVIDKAKRELQQRVSEAFEQLCLLQEARQQLSCDHRCKVEALEIDRVCLSLSVNSPNISFKVNPTRVPDGSTALDEWEQNSQCNKEHAEAEMKASTELREATGLAIAQINNELEAQRVATEFALRKRIRDLERAYDELKWQEQNTLEEIAEMEEEIRRLEEDLRRKTQDVKVAHTRLETRAYRPSVELCRDQVQYGLTDEVHQLEGTIRALKQKLAESQDALDALYRQLHRIRTDTGHKANSLVLDNKCMETRRKLMVPAEKFVPKIDTFNRTTNRALSPLKNGQLE is encoded by the exons ATGAATAAACACAAAAATCTTCTGCTCCCATTTAGCCTCCTGTTTAGTGAAATGGCCACGCTGAGTGTAAAGCCAGGACAGCGGTTCACCTTGCCGGACTGGCACACCAACTCCCATCTTATCTCGGCTGATGCTGAACGCCAGCGTTCTGCTTCCCACCAGGTCCGGCAGGAAGCCCAAGCTCTCCGCAATGAAACCAACAACCAG ACAAAATGGGATGAGCATGACAACTGCACCCGCCTGGCTGAACGTATCAGCAGCGTGAACAGATGGAAAGAGACCCTGGACAAATGCCTTGCAGACATAGACGTGGAAATCGATGCCTTAGCCAAA GTGAAGGAAGCAGCAGAACGTGCCCTCCAGGCAAAGAACTTGCCTTTGGACGTTTCCATCGAGTGCCTGACGCTCCGTGAGAGCCGCCGCGCCGTCGATGTGGTGAGGGACCCTGTGGAGGAGGAACTGCACAAGGAGGTGAAGGTGATAGACAAAGCTAAGAGAGAACTGCAGCAGAGAGTGAGTGAAGCCTTCGAACAGCTCTG cctctTACAGGAAGCTCgccagcagctgagctgtgaCCACCGGTGCAAGGTGGAAGCGTTGGAAATAGATCGTGTGTGCTTATCCCTCAGCGTGAACTCTCCCAACATCTCCTTCAAGGTCAACCCAACACGGGTCCCAGACGG ATCAACTGCGCTTGATGAGTGGGAACAGAACAGCCAATGTAACAAGGAGCATGCTGAGGCAGAAATGAAAGCCTCAACTGAGCTGCGAGAAGCAACAGGCCTTGCCATTGCACAG ATAAACAACGAGCTGGAGGCTCAGCGCGTAGCTACAGAGTTTGCCTTGCGCAAGAGGATTAGAGACCTGGAAAGAGCCTATGACGAGCTGAAATGGCAAGAGCAGAAT ACCTTGGAGGAAATTGCTGAGATGGAGGAGGAGATCCGACGCTTGGAGGAAGACCTTCGAAGGAAAACGCAAGATGTGAAAGTGGCGCACACACGCCTGGAGACCCGCGCGTATCGGCCCAGTGTGGAGCTCTGCCGGGACCAG GTCCAGTACGGGCTAACGGATGAGGTTCACCAGCTGGAGGGAACGATCCGTGCGCTCAAACAGAAGCTAGCAGAGTCGCA GGATGCCTTGGATGCTCTTTACAGACAGCTCCACCGCATTCGGACAGATACTGGCCACAAAGCCAACTCCCTGGTGCTGGACAACAAGTGCATGGAGACCCGGAGAAAGCTCATGGTCCCTGCCGAGAAATTTGTGCCCAAGATTGACACTTTCAACCGGACCACGAACCGCGCGCTCTCCCCGCTGAAGAACGGGCAGCTGGAGTGA
- the TEKT2 gene encoding tektin-2 isoform X2 → MATLSVKPGQRFTLPDWHTNSHLISADAERQRSASHQVRQEAQALRNETNNQTKWDEHDNCTRLAERISSVNRWKETLDKCLADIDVEIDALAKVKEAAERALQAKNLPLDVSIECLTLRESRRAVDVVRDPVEEELHKEVKVIDKAKRELQQRVSEAFEQLCLLQEARQQLSCDHRCKVEALEIDRVCLSLSVNSPNISFKVNPTRVPDGSTALDEWEQNSQCNKEHAEAEMKASTELREATGLAIAQINNELEAQRVATEFALRKRIRDLERAYDELKWQEQNTLEEIAEMEEEIRRLEEDLRRKTQDVKVAHTRLETRAYRPSVELCRDQVQYGLTDEVHQLEGTIRALKQKLAESQDALDALYRQLHRIRTDTGHKANSLVLDNKCMETRRKLMVPAEKFVPKIDTFNRTTNRALSPLKNGQLE, encoded by the exons ATGGCCACGCTGAGTGTAAAGCCAGGACAGCGGTTCACCTTGCCGGACTGGCACACCAACTCCCATCTTATCTCGGCTGATGCTGAACGCCAGCGTTCTGCTTCCCACCAGGTCCGGCAGGAAGCCCAAGCTCTCCGCAATGAAACCAACAACCAG ACAAAATGGGATGAGCATGACAACTGCACCCGCCTGGCTGAACGTATCAGCAGCGTGAACAGATGGAAAGAGACCCTGGACAAATGCCTTGCAGACATAGACGTGGAAATCGATGCCTTAGCCAAA GTGAAGGAAGCAGCAGAACGTGCCCTCCAGGCAAAGAACTTGCCTTTGGACGTTTCCATCGAGTGCCTGACGCTCCGTGAGAGCCGCCGCGCCGTCGATGTGGTGAGGGACCCTGTGGAGGAGGAACTGCACAAGGAGGTGAAGGTGATAGACAAAGCTAAGAGAGAACTGCAGCAGAGAGTGAGTGAAGCCTTCGAACAGCTCTG cctctTACAGGAAGCTCgccagcagctgagctgtgaCCACCGGTGCAAGGTGGAAGCGTTGGAAATAGATCGTGTGTGCTTATCCCTCAGCGTGAACTCTCCCAACATCTCCTTCAAGGTCAACCCAACACGGGTCCCAGACGG ATCAACTGCGCTTGATGAGTGGGAACAGAACAGCCAATGTAACAAGGAGCATGCTGAGGCAGAAATGAAAGCCTCAACTGAGCTGCGAGAAGCAACAGGCCTTGCCATTGCACAG ATAAACAACGAGCTGGAGGCTCAGCGCGTAGCTACAGAGTTTGCCTTGCGCAAGAGGATTAGAGACCTGGAAAGAGCCTATGACGAGCTGAAATGGCAAGAGCAGAAT ACCTTGGAGGAAATTGCTGAGATGGAGGAGGAGATCCGACGCTTGGAGGAAGACCTTCGAAGGAAAACGCAAGATGTGAAAGTGGCGCACACACGCCTGGAGACCCGCGCGTATCGGCCCAGTGTGGAGCTCTGCCGGGACCAG GTCCAGTACGGGCTAACGGATGAGGTTCACCAGCTGGAGGGAACGATCCGTGCGCTCAAACAGAAGCTAGCAGAGTCGCA GGATGCCTTGGATGCTCTTTACAGACAGCTCCACCGCATTCGGACAGATACTGGCCACAAAGCCAACTCCCTGGTGCTGGACAACAAGTGCATGGAGACCCGGAGAAAGCTCATGGTCCCTGCCGAGAAATTTGTGCCCAAGATTGACACTTTCAACCGGACCACGAACCGCGCGCTCTCCCCGCTGAAGAACGGGCAGCTGGAGTGA